The genomic window AGGGCGGTAATACTGCAAAAGCGCTCTCTGTGCGGCCTTATCCTCACGCTTTTTGGCAACGAAGACAGGCTCTAAGGTATACGGGTCAAGCTCTGCGTAGAACATCGCCGTAGAGATGGTTCCCGGTGTGGGGTAATAGTCCTGCACCTGCTCGGGGTGTATGCCGTTTTCCTTTAAAAACACCGCAAGCTCGATAGCGTCCTTTATAGTCGAGCCTGGGTGGGAGGACATAAGGTAGGGTATAAGATACTGCTCCTTGCCCTTTTTGCCGGTTATCTGGTAGAATTTGCGCTGAAAGCGCTTATAGGCTTCGATATGCGGCTTGCCCATCTTATCGAGCACCGCTGCCGAGCAATGCTCGGGGGCGACTTTCAGCTGGCCGCTTATATGGTGCTCTATCAGCTCGTTCATAAACTCATCGCTCTTATCCTCGATAAGGTAGTCATATCTGATACCAGAGCGGATAAAGACCTTCTTGACCTTATCTATCTTACGCAGCTTGCGAAGCAGGTCAAGGTACTCGGTATGGTCAACGACGAGGTTCTTACAGGGCGTGGGGGCAAGACATTTTCTGCCCTTGCACAGGCCGTGCTCTAACTGCTTTTTACAGCTTGGCAGTCTGAAATTCGCCGTCGGGCCGCCGACATCGTGTATATAGCCCTTGAAATCGGGCAGTGTGGTGAGATACTTTGCCTCTTTTATAACGCTCTCCTCGCTCCTGACGCTTATACGTCTTCCCTGGTGGAGTGCAATAGAGCAGAAATTACAAAAGCCGAAGCACCCTCTGTTATGCGTTATTGAAAAGCGCACCTCTAAGATAGACGGCACGCCGCCTTCCTTTTCATACATCGGGTGATATGTGCGCTCGTAGGGCAGAGAATAGACCCAGTCCATCTCCTCGGTGGTAAGGCTTTTGGCAGGAGGGTTCTGCACCAGCATCTTATCGCCCTGGCGCTGTATCATCATTCTGCCGTAGACCTCGTCCTGCTCGTCATACTGCTGGCGTGTGGCCTTGGCGTAGAGCTTTTTATCCCTCTTTACCTCGTCATATGACGGGCACTGGACTCCGCCGTAGGGGGTGTCCTTCGGGTCGCAGAGGTAGCAGGTGCCACGGACATCGGTGATAGTCTTCACGTCCTCGCCCGCGTTTAATCTGTCGGCTATTTCGAGCATTGCGTGCTCGCCCATGCCGAACATCAGTATATCAGCCCCACAGTCAACGAGCACCGAGGGCATGACTGTATCCTTCCAGTAATCATAGTGCGCAAAGCGCCGAAGCGACGCTTCAAGGCCGCCGCAGAGTATCGGCTTATCGGGGCAGGCCTTTTTTATCATCTTGCAGTAGACGGTGAGCGCTCTGTCAGGGCGCTTGCCCCCTATACCGCCTGCCGAATAGAGGTCGTCCTTCCTGGGCTTTTTAGCAACGGTATAGTGCGACACCATAGAGTCGATATTGCCTGCCGTAACTAAAAATGCAAGTCTCGGTGTGCCGAGCGCCATTACGCTTTGGGGGTCTTTGAAGTCGGGCTGGGCGATTATGCCCACTGTATAGCCTTTGGCTTCAAGTATGCGTGAGATTATAGCCACGCCGAAGCTCGGGTGATCGACATACGCATCGCCGATGACATACACAAAGTCGAGCGTTTCTATACCACGCTCTTTCATATCTTTCTTTGACACTGGCATGAAGGACATATCGTCACCACCTTTTTAATGCAGAATGCAAAAATGCATAATGCATAATGAATGTGTGCGCCTGCGGCGCACGTTATGCCCATTCGGGCAAATTGTCGATCAACTCGGCTGCGCAGACGCTTTTTAAGATCCGTCCTGCGCAGCAGGACACCGCAATTATGCATTATGCATTCGCAAATAGCGGCTGCGCCGCTATTTGCGTGCTTCCCTTTCGAGCCACTGTTCACGGCTTATGCGCACCTCACGGCCTTTGGCGCCGTTGGCGGGGCCTACATAGCCCATATCTTCAAGCTCGTCCATTATCCTGCCTGCACGGGCATAGCCGAGCTTGAGCTTTCTTTGCAGGTATGAGGTCGAGGCTGTCTGTGTCTCGGCGATTATCTGAATAGCCTGCTCGATGATGCTGTCATCGTCATTGAGCACTACATCGTCGCCCTCGCCGCCTGAGCCTCTTTCGTCCTTGGGTCTGGGGGTGTTCTGCTCGACCTTTTCCATAACCTCGGCAGAGTATTCAGCCTTGCCGTTATTTCGCAGGAATTCCACAAGGTCAGCTATCTCGCTGTCGGTACAGAAGCCCGACTGCACACGCAGAGTATTCTTTACCCCCTGCGGCTTGAAGAGCAGGTCGCCGTTGCCGAGGAGCTTTTCAGCGCCCACCTCGTCAAGGATTATACGGCTCTCTGTGTTATTTGAAACGCTGAGCGCTGTTCTTGACGGGATATTGGCTTTTATCACGCCTGTGATTATATCAGCTCTCGGCGACTGGGTAGCGATTATAAGGTGCATTCCTGCCGCACGGGCAAGCTGGGCTAAGCGCTGAACCGAGCTCTCGGCCTCGTTCTTTGCTGCGAGCATAAGGTCAGCAAACTCATCGACTATTATAACTATCTTGGGCTTTTTAGGGAGTCTGAGCTCCGGGTGAGCCTCACGGCGCATATTATAGCCTTCGAGGTTCTTGACACCGTTCGCCTCAAAGAGGTTATATCTCATCATCATCTCATTGACAGCCCAGCCTAAAGCGCCGACTGCCTTATCGGCCTCGGTGACAACTGGTATGAGCAGGTGCGGTATACCGTTATACACGGGGAACTCGACCTTCTTGGGGTCAATAAGCACGAGCTTTACGTCATCAGGGGAAGCGTGGTAGAGGATATTTATGATGATAGAGTTTGTAAACACCGACTTACCTGAGCCTGTAGTACCGGCTATGAGCATATGCGGCATCTTGGATATATCGCCCACAACTATCTTGCCCTCGATATCCTTACCGACTGCAAACATAAGCTCATGCTTCATATTGCGGTATTCCTCACTGTCTATAAGCTCACGCAGAGATACTGTATCACGGGTGGTATTAGGCACCTCTATGCCGACTGCATTCTTGCCGATTATGGGGGCTTCTATTCTTACGCCGCCCTTTGCGGCAAGGCAGAGGGCAATATCCTTATCAAGGCTTGTTATCTTGCTTATCTTGACACCGGCATCGGGTCTGAGCTCATATCTCGTTACAGAGGGGCCTCTGAATATGCCCGAGATAGATGTATGCACGCCGAAATCATTAAGCGTCTTCACGAGCACGTCTGATTTTGAGAGCATCTCCTGCTTGGCCTGTTCGGTGGGGATATTGTTTTTGGCATATTTGAGTATATCGAGCGGCGGCGGCGTCCACACGGTCTTCTGCTCGTCCTCTATCATAGAGGTCTGGCCGCTCGCCTCGACATGGAGCGTCTGATAGCCGCCCTTATCGTCGTGGGTGGCGTTTTTCTGCGACTGTGCGACAGCCTCCTCGATTATACGGTCAAGCTCGGGGTTTCCGGGCGGCACGTCCTCGTCCTCCGGGAAGAATATCTCAGGCTCCTCTATCCCCTCAGGGGGCATAAGGTCCTCCTCGTAGCCGTATTCGGGCTGGGTGTCTATAACAGTCTTATCCTCGGTGACGGTGCTGCTGATATTCATCTCAAACGGCGGCTCATCGGCAGACACGGGCGCCTGCTCGGTATACGTCACGCTGTCTGAGCTGTTCATATCAAGTGCAAGCGTGAAATCGGGTATCTTCTTTCCGATATCCGATTCCCTCATCTCCTCAGGGATAAAGGGCACATAGTCATCGGGGTTCTCATAAGTCTTTTCAGGCTTCTTTTTCTTGTTGGGGTCGTATTTTATATCGACACGCTTTTTGCTTCTGGCTTCTTCCTTGGCCTTGCGCTCGGCCTCCTGCTTTTCACGCTCGGCTCTTTGCTCCTCATGGCGCTTTCTGCGCTCCTCGGCACGTTCTCTGGCGGCTATCTTATCCTCATTGAGAGCACGGTAGACTGCCTTGAAAAAGCCCGAGAAGGAAGCCGCTATCTGCGGTATCGTCAGGTTTGTGAGCATAAGCAGGAACAAAATAGTCAGCAGGACTATGATGATCTTTGAGCCGACTGATTTGAAAAGTGCGAGCAGCGTCCAGCCGATAACAGCGCCGAAAAGGCCGCCGCCGCGCACGCCGGGCTTGACACCGTCAGAATACAATCCGCCGAGCTTTTTGAAAAACGTTGCGCCCTCGACCTTGCCCTGCGCAAAAATAAGCCACATACCGCACACGAGCAGAAGCACTATAAGCCCCTGCACGAGCTTGGCTATCACGGCATTTTTATCGCACTTATCCTTGGATATGAACACGCCCAGATAAATGAGCATAGGGGCGAGCAGATAAACACCGTCGCCGTACAGGCCACGCTGGAGGTTATAAAGCCCCGTCCAGAGGCCGCCGTCGCCCTTAATATATGTAAGGAAGCCCGTCAGCACGCCGAACGCAACGAGCAGTATAGATATGAGCCTTCTTCTTTCAAGCTCCTGCTCTGCACTTGCCTTTGCGCTTTTTTTCGCAGAGGACTTTGCAGGGGTCTTTGACCTTGAAGAAGTCTTTTTTGCGCTGCCTGAAGCTGCCAACGGAGTCACCTCTCTTTCTCAATGCAGAATTAAGAATGCATAATGCATAATTGTTGTGTCATGTCCTTTTCGCCTTCAGCTCAAAGGACTCAAGTTTTGCTTCGCATAACTTGGCTAAGCACCGACGTATCTGAATATCTTTGATCATTTACAGTGTATAAGTGCTGCGAAGCCGAAGAGACTTGGGAGCGACCAGAAAGCCCCCATAGCCGCCGCAGGCGGCTGCCCGAATGGGCATCTGCGGCTTGCCGCTCCTTCATTATGCATTATGCATTTTGCATTATGCATTTTATTTAGAATGTTATAGTCGTTCCCCTTACCAGTTCGAGAATAGCTATAAAGAGCACGATTATACCTAAAACGCCGGTATAGATAGAGAACACCTTGAATTTATCGCTCTTGACGAGCCATTCGACCATTTTGATAGCGCATATGCCGACAAGGGCTGCCACCACGAAGCCGACTGCGCAGTTTGAAAAGCCGACTGCTGCCTCGTCTGCCTTTAATGCATCGACTATCTCGAGCAGGCAGCCGCCGAGGATAGCCGGGATACCGAGCACGAAGGAATATGACACGGCCGTCGAGCGGTCAAAGCCGCAGAAAAGGCCTGAGGATATCGTCGAGCCTGAGCGTGAAACGCCCGGAAGAAGTGCAACGCCCTGGAAAAAGCCGACCGTTGCTGCGTCCTTGGCGACTATATCGCCCTTTTGCTTATTGCCCTTGGTACACTTATCGGAGAGGAAGAGTATAGCTGCCGTATACAGGAAGCAGAAGCCCTCGGCCATGATAGACGTATCCTCCGCTATGCCCTCAAACCAGCTCTTGAAGAACATAAACGGCACGAGCATGAAGGTGGATATGATTATCATTACTATCATGCGGCGCTCGGGGTTCATCTTCTCCCAGATGAATTTCTTATGTACTATATCGCTGCACATTCTGAAAAACTCAAATACAAGGTCGATGATGAGCTTTCTGAATGCGAGGAAAACCGCCACGAGCGTACCGAGGTGGAGCACCGCCGAGAACATGAGCGCACCCTCACCGCTGTTGCCTGTGAAATGCTGATACAGCGACAGATGCCCCGAGCTCGACACCGGCAAAAACTCTGTAAGCCCCTGTATCACCGCCTGGAATATCGTTTCTAACATACTCATATATTTTTCTCCTTTTTCTTTCGTTCTGTTCTATTGAAGGATATTATGCATTTTCCGAAAAATTATGCAGGGTGTTTGCTGCAAATATATATTATACCATATTTTATATACTTTTTCAAGCCGTGGTGCCTGAATATTCCTTGCTCACCGTGCTGTCCACCCAGCGGATAAGGTCGCCGAAGCAGCGGGTATCGACCTTGGCGCTTGAATAAAACTGCGAGCCGTCCTTTGTGCCCTGGGATATCAGCTTACCTGAGGAATAGAGCGTCACGATATAGTCATCGTCGCCGTAGAGCCCGAAGTCAAAGGAGATATAGTCATCGTCCCTTGTGTCACTGTTATCGTCCTCGCTGCGTGCGAAGCTGTCGATAAGCGTCTTGGCCTCGATATTATCCTCATAGCTCATGATATAGCAGCTGCCGGGCTTTCCGGCTATACTTAAGTCTATCTTGGCGTAGGTGCCCTCGTAGACA from Ruminococcus sp. NK3A76 includes these protein-coding regions:
- a CDS encoding undecaprenyl-diphosphate phosphatase, translating into MSMLETIFQAVIQGLTEFLPVSSSGHLSLYQHFTGNSGEGALMFSAVLHLGTLVAVFLAFRKLIIDLVFEFFRMCSDIVHKKFIWEKMNPERRMIVMIIISTFMLVPFMFFKSWFEGIAEDTSIMAEGFCFLYTAAILFLSDKCTKGNKQKGDIVAKDAATVGFFQGVALLPGVSRSGSTISSGLFCGFDRSTAVSYSFVLGIPAILGGCLLEIVDALKADEAAVGFSNCAVGFVVAALVGICAIKMVEWLVKSDKFKVFSIYTGVLGIIVLFIAILELVRGTTITF
- a CDS encoding YgiQ family radical SAM protein, producing MSFMPVSKKDMKERGIETLDFVYVIGDAYVDHPSFGVAIISRILEAKGYTVGIIAQPDFKDPQSVMALGTPRLAFLVTAGNIDSMVSHYTVAKKPRKDDLYSAGGIGGKRPDRALTVYCKMIKKACPDKPILCGGLEASLRRFAHYDYWKDTVMPSVLVDCGADILMFGMGEHAMLEIADRLNAGEDVKTITDVRGTCYLCDPKDTPYGGVQCPSYDEVKRDKKLYAKATRQQYDEQDEVYGRMMIQRQGDKMLVQNPPAKSLTTEEMDWVYSLPYERTYHPMYEKEGGVPSILEVRFSITHNRGCFGFCNFCSIALHQGRRISVRSEESVIKEAKYLTTLPDFKGYIHDVGGPTANFRLPSCKKQLEHGLCKGRKCLAPTPCKNLVVDHTEYLDLLRKLRKIDKVKKVFIRSGIRYDYLIEDKSDEFMNELIEHHISGQLKVAPEHCSAAVLDKMGKPHIEAYKRFQRKFYQITGKKGKEQYLIPYLMSSHPGSTIKDAIELAVFLKENGIHPEQVQDYYPTPGTISTAMFYAELDPYTLEPVFVAKKREDKAAQRALLQYYRPENRRMIIEALIKAGREDLIGQGKDKLVPPDREYVEYKRKKQAAKPVKGTKGRNKWQQQNAAQKQKGARPPKRKRS
- a CDS encoding DNA translocase FtsK, with protein sequence MAASGSAKKTSSRSKTPAKSSAKKSAKASAEQELERRRLISILLVAFGVLTGFLTYIKGDGGLWTGLYNLQRGLYGDGVYLLAPMLIYLGVFISKDKCDKNAVIAKLVQGLIVLLLVCGMWLIFAQGKVEGATFFKKLGGLYSDGVKPGVRGGGLFGAVIGWTLLALFKSVGSKIIIVLLTILFLLMLTNLTIPQIAASFSGFFKAVYRALNEDKIAARERAEERRKRHEEQRAEREKQEAERKAKEEARSKKRVDIKYDPNKKKKPEKTYENPDDYVPFIPEEMRESDIGKKIPDFTLALDMNSSDSVTYTEQAPVSADEPPFEMNISSTVTEDKTVIDTQPEYGYEEDLMPPEGIEEPEIFFPEDEDVPPGNPELDRIIEEAVAQSQKNATHDDKGGYQTLHVEASGQTSMIEDEQKTVWTPPPLDILKYAKNNIPTEQAKQEMLSKSDVLVKTLNDFGVHTSISGIFRGPSVTRYELRPDAGVKISKITSLDKDIALCLAAKGGVRIEAPIIGKNAVGIEVPNTTRDTVSLRELIDSEEYRNMKHELMFAVGKDIEGKIVVGDISKMPHMLIAGTTGSGKSVFTNSIIINILYHASPDDVKLVLIDPKKVEFPVYNGIPHLLIPVVTEADKAVGALGWAVNEMMMRYNLFEANGVKNLEGYNMRREAHPELRLPKKPKIVIIVDEFADLMLAAKNEAESSVQRLAQLARAAGMHLIIATQSPRADIITGVIKANIPSRTALSVSNNTESRIILDEVGAEKLLGNGDLLFKPQGVKNTLRVQSGFCTDSEIADLVEFLRNNGKAEYSAEVMEKVEQNTPRPKDERGSGGEGDDVVLNDDDSIIEQAIQIIAETQTASTSYLQRKLKLGYARAGRIMDELEDMGYVGPANGAKGREVRISREQWLEREARK